A genomic window from Candidatus Acidiferrales bacterium includes:
- a CDS encoding helix-turn-helix domain-containing protein codes for MPPNTKATEAEAQQRHEAVKMFRAGHTAPSIATAFHRSRRWVYYWVAYQRQHPHSRLRSASRAPRHQPNQISRQTTYRIVRLRQTLARQRNARLRYAPVGARTIRRELEKRRVKPCPSLSTIQRILQRRGLTQPQPAEARSYRPHPLATYPNAVQATDIVTRWLTGGEVVQTFTTVDHCTNTASATPQPHKRATAAREHLLKTWQKMGLPDLAQFDNESAFSGGRQPHRLSPTVRLCLYIGSEVLFTPEYEADYNWVVETFNNFWAHQCWAKHRFTSRGRIPPVYQRFLAWYDTDYAAPRQANTPQQLRKGHRLHRLPQRLAERIPEDLPICRGRVHAIRCVSAQGGVKFLQETFRVGKRYHAKYVWLTLNTAKQTLTVYYQAEAEAAWQTLKVFPYPLDEPVVPVLKPFARLHAHRSVCRMC; via the coding sequence CTGAGGCGCAACAGCGTCACGAGGCTGTGAAAATGTTCCGCGCCGGTCACACTGCCCCCAGTATTGCCACCGCATTTCACCGCAGTCGTCGGTGGGTCTACTATTGGGTGGCCTACCAACGTCAACATCCCCATAGCCGCCTTCGGTCAGCGTCGCGCGCGCCGCGCCACCAGCCCAATCAGATTTCACGCCAAACGACTTATCGCATTGTCCGACTCCGGCAAACCCTGGCTCGCCAACGGAACGCACGCTTGCGGTATGCTCCGGTGGGTGCCCGCACGATCCGCCGCGAGTTGGAGAAACGTCGGGTCAAGCCGTGTCCGAGTTTGAGCACCATCCAACGGATCTTACAGCGGCGTGGCTTGACCCAGCCCCAGCCCGCCGAAGCACGGAGCTATCGTCCGCATCCGCTGGCCACCTACCCCAATGCGGTGCAAGCGACCGACATTGTGACTCGCTGGTTGACCGGCGGGGAGGTGGTGCAGACCTTTACCACGGTCGATCACTGTACCAATACGGCGTCAGCCACACCTCAGCCGCACAAACGAGCCACGGCTGCCCGCGAACACCTGCTGAAAACATGGCAAAAAATGGGTTTGCCTGATCTGGCCCAATTCGACAACGAAAGCGCCTTCAGCGGTGGTCGCCAGCCGCATCGCCTGAGCCCCACGGTGCGGTTGTGTCTCTATATTGGCAGCGAGGTCCTCTTCACTCCCGAATACGAGGCCGACTACAACTGGGTGGTCGAGACCTTCAACAATTTCTGGGCGCATCAATGCTGGGCCAAGCATCGCTTTACCTCGCGGGGACGTATCCCGCCTGTCTATCAGCGTTTCTTGGCTTGGTACGATACCGATTATGCGGCCCCACGTCAGGCCAACACCCCACAGCAGTTGCGGAAGGGGCATCGGCTCCATCGCTTGCCGCAACGGTTGGCCGAACGTATCCCCGAAGATTTGCCGATCTGCCGCGGGCGGGTGCATGCGATCCGGTGTGTGTCAGCGCAGGGCGGCGTCAAGTTCCTCCAGGAAACGTTTCGGGTTGGGAAACGCTATCACGCCAAATACGTGTGGTTGACCTTGAACACGGCCAAGCAAACTTTGACCGTCTACTATCAGGCCGAAGCCGAAGCCGCCTGGCAAACGCTCAAAGTTTTCCCTTATCCGCTCGACGAACCGGTAGTGCCAGTCTTGAAGCCCTTTGCCCGTTTACATGCCCATCGGTCGGTGTGCAG